The genomic segment ATTTGGAATGCTTATCTGGCATGTTTAAGAGAGCTTTTGTAATTGCATGATACAAACtcatcaaaaaaaaactcatcaaatttttctatcttaaaatattattttaaaagcatcAGGTATGAAACACAGACTTGATGCAAAAGCTCAAGGATTTGTTTCTTTTCACAGCACATGGGATGTTAGGGGAATGCATTTCATTTTGGAATATACTGATCACTGACATTGTGAAAGATGTTTGACCcgcttttaatttgatttgatcattTGACAAATCCtgtctctttgtttttatttgaggaAATATTTAATGTGGTTACTGTTGCAAGATTTACATGACTTTTATTCAAACTGTTGATCGACTGTGGACAGGAATTTCATCATGATTTACTTGCGCTAGCCTTCGTCGTGCTGTGGTTCGTTTATTGTCTGTATCCTCGTTCATTTCTTTTCCTAATTAATCaaggtttctttcttctttttttcccttcaatcaCTTACGATGGTTTCATTCACATAGCCTGTAGCCCTACCTCACTTTCGCTTTAAATATCTGATTTTCTTGACTCCCAGATGCCAATTTGTTGCAGTTAGTCTCGAGTGAGCATCATTTTCCTCTACAGTTGCCAACTTTTAGCACAAAAGGAATAGCTGGTTTggttttccaaaaaataataaatacacatACACTTTAGCATAAGATTATTGCTATGATTTTTAGTAGTCACTGTTAATTCGTTCCCAGAAGAGAGCTTATATGTTAGGAATGTGAAGCTAGTATTACTGCTTGTGCATCGATATACGATATAAAGAATGGTCTACAAGGCACATACGATTAACTGTGAAGTCTTTAATTACAATAGGGTTATAAATAAATAGTTCAAGTTGTGGAAAGTTTATTTTCGCATGCATTGGTGCGTAATGGACATGTCAACGCATATCAGAAGGGCAGCCAATAGGATATGTGCATGTGAAGAGTGATGATTTTTCTCGGAGTTGCAGTGGTGTCACTACTCTTTGTTCACCATTTTCTGTGGTCGATGACACCGGGATTTCAAGGCCCCTTATTTCAAGGGCTGAATACCGACTGCTTTGAAATTCTATTGGTACAAGttgaattttgatgtttttgagcGCATCTTGGCTTACGCGTTTTCATCCCTCTTACAGAGATAATGAATTATAAGCTTATTGCATCCCCCACCATGGAAATGTAAAGCATGAAAACATGGAATACCTAGTGGAGTGCGGCTTTCTTTCTTGTTGAATTAATGGCCGGAGAGAAACGAAGGGAATTAACTTCGAgttgtaaagtatttttatttatttatttgtagacATCTTCtcttgacatatatatatatatatatatgtatatatatatatagacactcaaaaagagaagaactttcaattttaattcattttttgtttttttgtctaatagggttttctttatatttttttttagctttgttgCAGGAGATTGTAGGGGATTTGAGTTGTTACATAATAATTTGTTGTAATTGgactaattaaatagaatatctaaaacatatatttatagaGATAAGTCTAATactaagaaaaaattcattaatgtcAAACAAGTTTTATAACGAAAACAAGTATtgcttatataattatattgaaTTGGGTTCAAGTTTTATATGGATATTTCATTGATTATGTTTTATGATGGGTCTACTTGTTGAAAGACCGTCAAATTTAGATctgaaaaatacaattttttaatttatcttatttttttagtaattatttaaaCAGTTATGGTTTATTTcttacatattattattattattattattattattattcagaaGTATTTGCTTTTCTTGAGTGGCTAAAGTTTCTTAAcccttttatgtatttttaaagtgtttcaaaaatacaatatgTTTAAATATATTGTACTTTTAAAGCGTAACAACAGCAGACAGTGGGCCGGTTGGATacattttttgtatttccaATGGAGTTTGATGGGTTGTCAAGTGGAATTGTGGCAGTGGCAGTGGCAGGTTTGAGTTCCAGGCACTACAGATGTGATCTGAAGTCGGTCATATGCAAAGTGGCAGTTTCCTGAAACGGTAATGGAACTTACTCTTGATACATTTGCAGATAGAAAAATGCTGTGATTCTTCAATACTTCAAAGGCGAAGATTTCTGAAAATggttctttgattttatttattacgTACACAATGTCAAATAGGATATGGCTTTTTGAAAATTCCATCATTCTGGCCGCACCACATGACAGCATTTACACCACCACCAGCAACAACGAAGTCTTTGATAAATTCGTATTTCAAGTACTCTGATCACTCAATCAAAAGAAGGAAGTTTTCTGATTACATTCTTTGTGAACTGCGCTTAGGAATCCAATACCAATAAAATTCCAGGTTCTGAGATTACAGGTACGCTGTCTCTTTCAAACATCAATCCATTAGATTCTCTACATGCCATTTCTCTGCCCTGCAAGTAGAGCCGATACTTAGTTAAAAagccatcatttttcttttagaattattaaaagCAAACCCTTTTAATTTAGGGAAGTAAAAACACGTTGTGATATAGACTTTCTGTTTTCCgtgattaattgaataaaataaagctaaaagcTCTAGCTATTAGTTCGTTTTTCTCTTTGGAGACAAGAGCTACAAGGAAGTTGTGTGTTTTGAAACCATATCTGTATACTTCTTTCAATTAAAGGACTTGAGGAGTTTGTCTTGTACATGGTTAATGAGTGAAGTAGCGTCCTCTCTTTTTAGCCACTATGGTTCAAGATTCCAGGCCAGGTCTCGAGgagtaaattaatttcaagaatcCTCTAGTTTTAGTATAGATGACTGGCTTACTTTGAACTTcattaggaaaaaaatgaatttaatctcAATATGTTGAAGGTGGTCCAAGAAATATTCCGACTGAAAGCTTCTTCCAATGGGGTAAAAAAAGCTCTCTAAGGCTCGATTCTTGTACATGGACGTGACCAGTTTCCAGTATTTGGGTTTTACTATTTAGCTTTGGAAGTGACACTGAGACTGATGTTCTGGATAGAATCTGCTCTCAATTTTGTGATAGCTGTTTTgcaacaaatgaaaacactCGAAACATGCAGTGAGAAACTCCGATCTGAACCAACTATATTAGCCAGCCGAAACTTTTTGAGAAAGAATTAACGTAGCATGCCGATAATGATTGGAAGATGGAGAAAACTACTGGTAAACACAAAAGAAGAACATTAATCTGCAGTCTTATTCCATATCAATAAATTAAGGGTTGGCATAGAATATTGTTAAAGTTGGTATCATTGATACTCTTGGTGCTCTTATGCAATGGCACATGAAATGTTCTAGAAACCACTTAGCAGTATCATTataattaacatgatttttagTGCTCAATTGCACTTACATTTATACTGTATTCTATGTAAACGTGGCATGGAATCTCTTATTATGTCCCTATTTCGTAATCACTAGCTAGCAGTGAGATAAATCAAATCTCAGCGATGTAGGCCAAAattgctttggttttttttcttgaaacaggAACTGCTTTCATGCCATACAATGGTAATCGGGATGTGCATGACCCATTTGTTTATTTCGGACAAAAATGACGAGGAACACTTTCAGCAACTCTAAAGGTGAAGAGTGTTCAGCTACATGAACACTAGTAAGCTTGGAGACGATCTTTGTTTATGATAATTGGAAAAGGATCTTTGGGTCAGCAATGTTTAGCAGGGTAGCTAGCTACCTTTAGTCATGGTTTCTTTTTATAAGAAGTTTTTAAACCAGTGCTGACGATCTTACCAGTTACCTTAATTCTATGCCTATACACCAAAAATTAAGGAAATCGAATGATCCGCGCCATTGGATTTGTAGGTTCAATCAAGTCCCACCACAAATCAATGGCGAGAATCCCATTTGAGACTCTGAATTCTGTTTAAGCAGCATCCATACTGAAAGGAATCCCTACATAATCACACTAAAAATAATCACGTGTACTTGGTGATTCTTACCAGTAAATGCTATAGCGCATCAGCAGAAAACTTAAACCTGGCGTCCAGAAATTGAAATGCTCAAATTCGGATTCTCAACCCGGAcaaatagaaaaattttaagACGCTTATGATTTGGCTAATTACATCtacaaatctaaatttaatgagaaaagCACATGAAACTTGTAATTTGGCCATCCAAACCAGTTACCTTCCATCTCTGTGAGACCTTAAGAGAAGTAATTTCTGAATAAAAATGATCTTAGTATTTGACACATTGAATGGGATTTATATAGATCATAAACATCCCATACAGTTTACAAAGAATATCCCACAAAATATGGTCAAGTAAGttacaatcaaaacaaatatttgaatagAAAGATAACAACGCTAAAGAGTAGCTCTCCTATGATTGAGCTTCAATACGCCCTCGCAAGATGGCAATTCCATCTGAAATGCCAATCTTGGATCGAAGATAAAGGAACCGACTTTTGGAGAGAGGTTTTGTAAGAACATCAGCCAACTGGGAGTGAGTATTAACATGATAAACTTTGAGAGAACATCAGCAACTTTTTCCCTAACAAAATGATAATCCAACGCGACATGCTTCATTCGATTGTGCAAGAGGGGATTAACACACAAATACATGGAActtaaattatcaaaatgaatGGTGGGAGATTGTTGAAGATTGATACCAAGCTCAGAAAGGAGATGAGAACCCAAGTGACTTCAACAGCGGTAGAAGCGACAGCACAATATTCTGTCTCTGTCGAAGAACGAGATATCGTCATTTGTTTCTATGAACACCAAGAGATTGGATTGCCaccaagaaaaagaacaaaagcaGTGAtagacttgtaagaatcatggtCGCCAGCCCAATCGACAATGGAATAAGCGCGAAGATCAAAAGGTTGTTGACGTCATAAATTGAGACCAAGTATTGTATGTTTGAGGTAACAGAGCAACCTCTTAGCTGCAGTCCAGTGAGTTTGAGTTGGGGCATGCATTAATTGTGCAAGTTTGTAGACAGCGAAAGCAATATCGGGACGAGTGAGCTGGAGATATTGAAGTCCACCAATCAAGCTCCGAAATTGAGTGGCATTAGCTGGAGGAGAACCATCGTTGAGAGTTAGATGGCCAGTTGAAGACATTGGGGTGGAAGAATCCTTTATGCCTTCTAAATGAAACTTTGCCAACAAGTCACGAACATATTTATGTTGAGATAAAAACATGCCATCAGAAGTGGAAATGGCCTCAACACCCAAGAAGTAGCTCAAGGGACCAAGATCCTTTAGGGAAAAGTGATGAGAAGAAGTGTCAACGAACTTCTGAATGGACTGAGAACGATTCCCAGTTACAAGTAAATCATCCACATCCAGAACTTCTGAATGATTTCCCATCCACAATATTATGACTGGAAGGAGGGACAAGAACCTATGTACGGTTGCGAGCAAGAGCAGCAAGCTCATCATCCATGGCAGCACACCATTTGGGATTTTTAAAAGCTTGAGAATCGGTAATAGGATCAAGGGATGCAGGAAGCGGATGTTTGGTGactatttttgggttattcttctaaacttattttttctctttgttttaaaaaaaaaagcaataataataTACCATTTGGCAAAAGCTAGATAAGAAGGTTCGAACAAAATTGAAAGCCTCATGCTCTACTATACTGTAACCAAGATTgaggaaataataaaaattaagattaaattaaataatttttaaagatatctacgtaaaaattaaatctagatttttaataaactaatttgatttaattatgagctaaattaaaaatttagtaatgtttaaaaattaatttaagttaaattaaaaaatttaattaaatataaagatttaattatactttaaatgagttaaattaattttattagaaactTAATTAGTAAAAAGTTAAGTTTGGAATGTCAATTTAAGCTCAACTtagaagattaaaattttaaaaaatcaaatttaattctaaCAAAGTTAATTGCATAAAATGGagtaaaatcacaaaaaaaatcaaagtttaggaCCAATtaagagttaaattaaaaaaattcacaatcaggaatcttttatgaaaaaaacacCGAACTTCGAGAActtaatttagttaaaaaaaaagaataaaataaaataaaaataaaaatttaataattaatttaagattaatttgtataaatccaaaaccaataaccttttttttaaaaaaaaagctaaaattcaagtgataataaatttatgaaaataagtcTCTCTAGATTAGATGAATCCCAAGATATCAAGAAGTGAGAATCATTTTCATTTAATCCTCCACTAGCATCACCATTTAGTGCCAAGCATAATTTAAGATGCTGCTCACTAGGAAATTCTTTCACAACATCTTCAGAAACCAGGACAGCCACCTTTTACATCTTTGTCATCCTAAAATGATCCCCACACAAAATAAGGATCGAACCGGATAAATTAAGTCTCACAAAATTTATGCAGGAGTCAAAGGACAGCACCAGCCACAGCATATGAaccaaaatattcaaatttaacGCGCACAATCCATGACAAAAAAGATGCAcctgtaaaaatattaatggattACATTTATGAGAGAAATCCTAGACTAGGAAACTGCAACACCAGCAAGTTCCAGTTGTGCCACAGCTGCATTAATTGCATCAATAACATCCATTTTTTCCCGAGTAACAGCTTCATCCATTGGGGTCCGTTCATGGCTGAAAATCATCCAGTTGTAGATTTGAGAATGTTAGCATCCACGATAGAGAAACAGAGAACCAGCTCAAGGTTACAGGTTCAAAATACATACCTGTTTAGAAAGCCTAAACTCGATCCTGCCAGAATCAATTTCTTAACCACCTACAGAACcctatatttgttaaaaaaaaccctaagatgTTGCATAACAAAACTGCTTTTGGAAGTGACAATGATAATTACCTCAATATGACCATTGAGGCAAGCCCAGTGAAGAGCTGTATTCTTCTCCTTATTGGCAGCATTGAGATCCTGTTCAATGGAAGTTTCCAATATTTGACAGGTCTTACCAAAGCATTTACAATCAGGATCCAATCCAGGGACAGAACAAAAAACCGAACATGCTCCAATCCTTTATGGTCTATGTCAATAGAAGCAAAGTACTAATGCAAGAAGGAAGATAATACCGTAGAACATCTGCTAGTCAAGGCTACAATAGAACAGTATGTCTAAGTAAATTTAAGACTAGGAAAAGAATGCGGCTAATTTAGCTGCTGAAGCCATAAGAAAATAAGTAACTAGGAGCATACGTCAAAAAATATAACTACAAATGCTCCCGAGAATTGCAATTGTGTGCCCTTTCCACAGCACCCGTCTCCACCCAAAACCCCCAGCCCCCAGACActtgaaaaggaaaatcaacGATGAACTCTTACCACTCCCTGACTGATAAGATACTCCACAATGTCAAGATGTCCATTGGCTGCAGCCATATGGAGTGCTGCAATCACAAATCAGTGAAGCAAAGTCAGACATCCATTAAACCGTGCAAAACTCACCAAAAAAGCAAACTCAGACTAGAATAATATGAGGACAATCAACAATTCTCAAAAACCCAATTCATCAAAAGACTGTGCCCCTTCAGTTAGCCATTTTgattatcaaaaccaaaattcttCACATCTAATCgcagacataaaaataaaaaaaacaagccatATCTTTAGAAACTTATAGCAAGATGAATTAGGAACTAAAaacacctagaaaaaaaaaattaaaaatgaagcaCGCTTGTCCATAAGGAAGCTGTGTTTATTCAGTCTATTTGCCAGCATCATTGCAGGTTCGTTGGCAGAAGCTGGTGTGGCTTGGTTATGGAACCGTATTTCTAACATGTATATTGCTTCACTTTCAAAATTTCTGTTTCTCTGAAAATTTTATGCAGTGGTTCCAGACCAACGCTATTCTTGCATTTTGTTTGATATAATCTCTCCCATTctcttaataataatagtaaaaaaaactgtttCAGATACATTTCACTTCATATTTCACCAtcataaaggaaaaaataaaggacAAGAAACAATGTTACATAACATCACCTTAACACAAAATTATATACCCAAAAGAGCTACGAAACATCATCTCCTATTGCAAGTTATATTACAACATTCCTACAACTAGGAACCCATTAGTTTGAAAGCCAGATAGCATCAAGAATCGACTGGTTTTATAAATGAATAGAGATTGATTGAATAAGAGTTTCCCAAGTAGAATAAGAATACATGCCTACATGGGATGAATGAAAATTAGAGAACCttgtgctttaaaaaaaaacatacataacACATAAACTTCCAAATAAGTGTTGCAACAACTGCCATGAATCGTTATATAAATGCTCGTTaacagaataataataataataaagtaacAAAAGCAAAATAGAAAGTTAAGATAGAAGAAACGAAAGATACACGAAACTATGATAACCTGTTCTGCCCAGCGAATCTTTAGAATCAAGAGAAACCCCAGAAGATGCTAACCTTGCAATGTCCTCAATATCATCATATCTAGCAgcctgaaaaaagaaaaagaaaaatgagagcAATGGGCTAAAAAAACggtttccttgaaaaaaaatatggagaatTGGGTATTGAGAAATGTTACCTCAAGTAAAGCATCAACAGTCTCCGGTGTTGTTTCTATTTGGGTTTGCTGCTCTGCCTGGTTTGCACCCACTCCCATTTTCACTTTCTGGAGTTTTGTGAGAGAGCACACCCCGTATTAGGCTTCTCTGCTCCACGCTTCTTCTTTGTGCGCACAGCACCGGAGAAATTACTGATTCATTTGAATGCCATGTTGGAAGCTGGGCTATGAGCCCGGTTACGAGTTGTGTTCTCAATAGGACGCTGAAGAAAGCCCGGGAAAAGACGCCAGCCCAAGTGCAcacataatctttttttttaattaacgtagCCCGTTTGTTTGCtccttttcaaaaataaattccgaattctgaaaaaataaattattttctgatgttaaatagtgtaatgaaaaataaattaaaaaaaaaatttaaatgtttgataatgtcatgaaaaataacttattaatgttttatttttctcaagtttattaaaataatgaggaacaaatcttacaaattaaaaagttgaatgagaatgaaattgaaaaaaatataattttataaattatctcaaataaattaaataataatcaaaataatagagatcaaatctaaaaaataaaaaaaataaaagataaagaaattaaaataataataattaacatttcataaactatttaaaaaaaataagtaacaattaaaagaatgaggaccaaatttaatagataaaaaatgataaggaaaaattaaataattattataaaaatgaggaccaaatttaatataaaaattaaattttaaaaaataaaattgaaaaataaatattcaaaataaaatatacataacaatcaaaagtttgaggaccaaatttgatataatcaacaaataatatgatatttctaaatttttcacaactttcataAAGTGTTTTCCGTTCAAATTTtgcaggaaaacacttttctaaaaacaaagttaaatttttccttgactgaaaagtgttttctgttgtccaacttttctaatgtcaaataaatacagaaaaatttgaaaagtgATTTCCGATAAACAAGCATAGCCATAGTGTTCCTCAATAATGATGTACTTggttaattatacaaattttaaaattaataatcatataaatttttaataattttaaaatttattaaactcaaattaataatttttttaaaataaattcagaagttaaaaaaaaggtaatctctaataaattttacaCGTAACTTGTGCCAGTATGCGGTAGCTTTTGTTACATTTGACAGGACAGGACAGGTGTGATGTGTATGGTGTCTATTTTAGACAAGACATTACAAGCTGTGATGTGTTTGGTGTGTGTTGAATATCAGAAGGATTGATTCTTGTcctatttaaatttgattttaaggcAAAATCCACCGGAAGGAAGAAGCTTTTCCAATGccatgaataaaaatcattatttctctatttttaatattatttaccattcatttatttttaatttgataaaaaaatcgaccaatttaattaaaataaatatttatacaagaaggagtgattgcaagaaaatgatttaaggattaaattataCATACCATAAAATTAAAGGACTATGCtagctatttttttcattcccccattttttgtctttaaatattttatttattatgataataTAGAAATAATTACTTTACTCTATACatcattattaaatataattttatctttatttttttatcttatctcTTGAGAGCATAGCACCATCCCATCCATAAACAAGGAAAATAATAGTAAACGTTACAAATCACTATTCACGCATgcagaattaaatttaatttttcaccgTGCAAGGAAAATTATTACTTGGATTGATCAAATCAAAGTAATTTGATTGGTGCTTGTAATGAGCCTGCTTATTGTGATTAATTAGTTTAATAACCGAGATCATGTAATTGATTAATTACTGCTGCATGTCATAATTGGTTCCACGTGTGAGGTTACGATTCAAAGTCATCCTCAAAACTCGTGCCAAACAGAAtccccacgtgttttttttGGCGTGCTTTCCTAAATTGCCATCGTTTTGGGCTGGTTTGCACCGtaaatttgtaaattttatttttttatatttctaaaacgttctaatgcattaattttaaaaatatttttttaaaataaaaatatatattattttaatatcttttcaaataaaatacacttaAATTATCCAAAATACCATAACACGAGTCTATCATAAATAA from the Populus nigra chromosome 1, ddPopNigr1.1, whole genome shotgun sequence genome contains:
- the LOC133701799 gene encoding ankyrin repeat-containing protein P16F5.05c-like → MGVGANQAEQQTQIETTPETVDALLEAARYDDIEDIARLASSGVSLDSKDSLGRTALHMAAANGHLDIVEYLISQGVDLNAANKEKNTALHWACLNGHIEVVKKLILAGSSLGFLNSHERTPMDEAVTREKMDVIDAINAAVAQLELAGVAVS